The Methanoregula sp. sequence GTATCACAAAGAAATTCCTCAATTTGTTCAAATCAGGCAAGGGTGAGGAGGAAGAGCAGGCGCGTCGCCTTGCACAAAAGGAGCGCTACGATAATTTCCTCAGGGCCCTTACCGAAGGGGACCTTGACACCCGGTGGAATGCCGTACGATCGGTCGGGGATCTCGGTGAGCCATTCATCGAGCCGCTCATTCGGGGGCTCAAAGACGAGTACTGGATCATCAGGCGCGGCTCGGCAGACACCCTTGGCAAGATTGGTGTTCCGGCAGTAGCACCCCTCATCGGTGCGCTGGATGAGGCTTCCGACGATGTGCGCCAGGAAACAATCCGGGCTCTCCAGCTGGTTGGTGAACCCTCCGTAGGTCCCTTAGTCCAGGCCGTAAAGCACAGTCAACCACTCATCCGTCGTGGGGCGGTGCAGGCTCTGGGTGTCATGGGTGAGACACGGGCAGTCAGCCACCTTACCGAGTCATTAAAAGATGCCGATCCCTGGGTCAGGCACGAGAGTGCAGTTGCACTCGGTCGTATTGGGGATCCACGGGCTGTCGGGCCTTTGATCGAAATCCTCAACGATGCCCGGGAGCATGTCCGCATGGCAGCGATGGCAACACTCTGCTCGCTGGGCGAGCCGGCCATTGAACCACTCATACGGGCGCTCATTGATCCCAATGATGATGTCCAGCGCAGGGCAGCACTCGCACTTGTCACGATCGGGGAACCCTCCGTAGATCCCCTGATCAAAGCGCTCGGTGACCAGAACCCCGGTATCCGCAAGGGTGCCGTGGAAGTGCTCGGCCAGATCGGCAATACCCGGGCGATCTCCCCCATCATCGGCGTGCTCGATGACCCGGAACGGCCGGTTCGCATCGAAGTCGTCAAGTCGCTGGCAGCACTCGGTGTACCGGCAATCGCACCGCTCATGCAGGTCTTCCGCGAGGGGGACACACGGATGAGAACCGGTGCTATGGAAGCACTCTGGATGCTCGGCCAGCCGGCAACCACACCCCTCATCATGGTCTTAAAAGACGACCAGAGCGATGTCCGGAGGCGTGCGGTGCTTCTTCTCGGTGAGATCGGCGACCAGAAAGCGGTCGATCACATCACCAGCCTCCTGTCCGATGAGAACGTGTCCGTGCGCCGGGAAGCGTTTGAAGCGCTCGAAATGATCAAGAAACGAGCGGCATAATAAATACCAGCCGTTCATCTTTTTTTCCCTGAGGGTACCAGTATTTCAGGTACAATCCTGCTGCGATGGCTTGATATGATAAGCCCGCCAGAGGATGCTCTAAAAGAAAAGGTGTGAAGAGATCATGCGGTTAGTGGTGACCCGGCGGAACCGGGATGCAGTCCTGTTCAGGGTAAAGGGAGATGCCAGCCGGGACATACCCAATGATTCCTACCGGGAGCGGTTGATCAAATATATTCCCGTGGAAACAATCGCCCTGTTTATCGCAGTATATGGAATCACGTACTTCCTGTCCGGCACCGAATCGTGGTATCCCGTGGTGGCACGCTGGATCCTGATCCTCGGGGTCCTGGGAACGGTCCTATATCTCTGGAAAGGAGAGAATATTACCGATGTGGTACAGATTAGCATCTCTGCGATCGGGTTTCTCATCTGGGCCTTCGCCCTCGGGGTTATAACGGTCACATCCCTGCCGTTTTACAATGCCATTGTTGCCGGGCTGCTCCTTCCCGCATACGTCTTTCTGGCGCCACTGATTGACGGGATACCTGAGGTCTGGTAACGGCGCTGACACAAAAAAAACCGGAAAAACCAAGCAATCTAAAAGAGGTGGAATGTACCATGGATCCGTTCATGCAGGAAGCGATTGAAGAAGCAATGAAAGGGCTTACAGAAGGGGGAATTCCCATAGGCTCGGTCCTGGTGCGGGGAGATTTAATCATCGGCAGGGGACACAACCGCCGGGTGCAGGAAGGAGACCCGATCATCCATGCGGAGATCGACTGCCTGCGCAATGCCGGGCGGATTGGGACGTACCGGGATACCGTGCTTTATTCCACGCTCATGCCCTGCTATCTCTGTGCCGGTGCAGCAGTCCAGTTCGGGATAAAAAAAGTCATCGTGGGTGAATCCCGGAATTTTACCGGTGCCCGTGCCTTTATGGAAGAGCATGGCATCGTGGTTATCGATCTGGATCTTGGAAAATGTGTCACCATGATGCAGGAATTCATCCGAAAAAATCCCCGGCTCTGGAACGAAGATATCGGGGAGCTCTGACCAGACTAAAAAAACGCCGCAAACCTCATATCCTTTCAGGATATCTTCTCATCATGGTCTCGCTTGCTGATATCCGGCATGCTCAGGTGCTGATCGCCCCCCATATCATTCGTACACCGCTTGTGTATTCCCCCACGATCTCTGCAATGGCAGGAGCAGAGGTCTACCTGAAACTGGAGACGCTCCAGAAAGCCGGTTCGTTCAAGGTGCGGGGCGCTACCTGCAAGATCCTTTCCTGTCCTGAACGGTGTAAAGAGCACGGGGTAATTGCTGCATCGGCCGGAAATCATGCACAGGGTGTTGCGATTGCCGCTCAGCGTGCCGGGATCCCGGCAACGATCGTGATGCCGGAATGGACTTCGATTGCCAAGCAGGAGGCAACCCGGGGGTATGGCGCGAACGTGATCATCGCCGGCCTCACGCTTGAAGAGAGCATCGAACAGGCAGTGGAGATCGCACGGGAAGGGGGACTGTTCATCCACCCGTATGACGATGAGGAAGTTATTGCGGGACAGGGAACCATGGCACTCGAGATCCTCCATGATCTCCCGGATGCAGACATGATCGTCGTCCCGGTGGGGGGAGGCGGGTTGATCGCAGGGATCGCGATCGCTGCCAAAGGGTTGCGACCGGATATTTCGATCATCGGTGCACAGGCAAAAGCCTGCCCCTCTGCATACGAAGCCCTGAAAACCGTAGGGCCGGTGAGAGTTGCTGCCGGGCAGACGATAGCCGACGGGATACGCGTCATGCAGACAGGAGCAGAAACGCTGCCGGTTTTACAGGAACTGGTGGACAGGATTGCGCTCGCTTCGGAAGATGAGATCGCGGATGCGATGCTCCTGTTAATGGAACGCAAACATGTAATTGCCGAGGGTGCGGGAGCAACACCGCTTGCTGCATTCCTGAACGGATCCATTCCGGTAAAACCGGGCAGCAGGGTCGTGCTCGTGATCAGCGGCGGGAATGTGGACAGCCCGCAGCTCTTCCGGATACTGAGGCAGTCGCTCCTGAGACACGGGAGAATCGTCCGCTTTTCGGTGCTGCTCGATGACCAGCCCGGCACCCTTGCCCGGCTCCTCTTTACGATAGCAAAAGAGAAGGGCAATATCCTCTCGATCCAGCACATACAGGGTGAGAGCGATACCGCAGCATACCAGGCGCGGGTAGATCTCGAGCTGGAGACAAGGGGAATGGAACACGTACATGCGATTAAAAAAGCGCTGGGGGATCTGGGGTATCTGGTGAGGGGAGGGTAAAAAATTACTTCAGTTCCTTAAGCCCCTTCCAGTGATCGTACTCGTTTGTCCAGAGATCCTTGTTGAACGCTACCAGCCGCTTGAAATATTCCTTACGTTCGTTCAGGTTCTTCTCCTGCGCCGGGTCTGCCCACTTCGTCCTGATCGCATCAGCCAGTTTCCGTCCCAGCTCCTTTGCCTGCTTCTCAGCGCCGACGATTGCGTTCGGATCTGCACCAACAAGGACCCCGACTTTCCCCACCGTCATCGCCCCGAAGTTGCCGAGCGTAAAGTTCATGTAATCGGCGACCTCGTCCACGTGGGATCCGCCCGCGGTGCAGACTGCACATCCATACTTCCCGGTAAAGTACTGACAGTGGATCACATCCGCCATCCGGTCGAGCATCGTCTTGAGCTGTGCGGTGACCTGGTTGATGTAATTCGGGGAGCCGAGCACGATGCCGTCCGCATCCAGCATCTTCTCAAGCAGCGCGGGGAAATCATCGTCATGGATGCACTCGCCTTTTGCGTAACAGGTACCGCATGCCGTGCAGTACTTGATCTCAAGGCCACAGATATCCACAAACGTAATATCCGCCCCGCTCTGCCGTGCTCCCTCAAGAACGGCCATCACCAGCCGCCGGGTCTGGCTCTTCTCTCCTTTCGGGCTGCTATTGATGCCGATGATCTTCATGATTTCATTCTCCATGTAAGGATGATTGCTGATCGGTAAAAAGGTATGCGATGACTAAAAAATCTCTGTGTTTCAGAGGTTAAACCGGTTCACGAAAGAATACGCTCTTCACCCATTATTGTACACCATTTACCCAGTGATTTTTCCATGATCATCCGTGATATCGCCCACTGCCCTCATGAACGTGTCATCGACCG is a genomic window containing:
- a CDS encoding nucleoside deaminase; this translates as MDPFMQEAIEEAMKGLTEGGIPIGSVLVRGDLIIGRGHNRRVQEGDPIIHAEIDCLRNAGRIGTYRDTVLYSTLMPCYLCAGAAVQFGIKKVIVGESRNFTGARAFMEEHGIVVIDLDLGKCVTMMQEFIRKNPRLWNEDIGEL
- a CDS encoding flavodoxin family protein, whose protein sequence is MENEIMKIIGINSSPKGEKSQTRRLVMAVLEGARQSGADITFVDICGLEIKYCTACGTCYAKGECIHDDDFPALLEKMLDADGIVLGSPNYINQVTAQLKTMLDRMADVIHCQYFTGKYGCAVCTAGGSHVDEVADYMNFTLGNFGAMTVGKVGVLVGADPNAIVGAEKQAKELGRKLADAIRTKWADPAQEKNLNERKEYFKRLVAFNKDLWTNEYDHWKGLKELK
- the ilvA gene encoding threonine ammonia-lyase, which encodes MVSLADIRHAQVLIAPHIIRTPLVYSPTISAMAGAEVYLKLETLQKAGSFKVRGATCKILSCPERCKEHGVIAASAGNHAQGVAIAAQRAGIPATIVMPEWTSIAKQEATRGYGANVIIAGLTLEESIEQAVEIAREGGLFIHPYDDEEVIAGQGTMALEILHDLPDADMIVVPVGGGGLIAGIAIAAKGLRPDISIIGAQAKACPSAYEALKTVGPVRVAAGQTIADGIRVMQTGAETLPVLQELVDRIALASEDEIADAMLLLMERKHVIAEGAGATPLAAFLNGSIPVKPGSRVVLVISGGNVDSPQLFRILRQSLLRHGRIVRFSVLLDDQPGTLARLLFTIAKEKGNILSIQHIQGESDTAAYQARVDLELETRGMEHVHAIKKALGDLGYLVRGG
- a CDS encoding HEAT repeat domain-containing protein: MSITKKFLNLFKSGKGEEEEQARRLAQKERYDNFLRALTEGDLDTRWNAVRSVGDLGEPFIEPLIRGLKDEYWIIRRGSADTLGKIGVPAVAPLIGALDEASDDVRQETIRALQLVGEPSVGPLVQAVKHSQPLIRRGAVQALGVMGETRAVSHLTESLKDADPWVRHESAVALGRIGDPRAVGPLIEILNDAREHVRMAAMATLCSLGEPAIEPLIRALIDPNDDVQRRAALALVTIGEPSVDPLIKALGDQNPGIRKGAVEVLGQIGNTRAISPIIGVLDDPERPVRIEVVKSLAALGVPAIAPLMQVFREGDTRMRTGAMEALWMLGQPATTPLIMVLKDDQSDVRRRAVLLLGEIGDQKAVDHITSLLSDENVSVRREAFEALEMIKKRAA